One Leucobacter muris DNA segment encodes these proteins:
- a CDS encoding type 1 glutamine amidotransferase domain-containing protein gives MAHLTGKRVAILATNGFEDSELTEPLAAVREHGTEVDVVSTNTGTIRGKNGHEAIVSRSTSDASAGDYDALVLPGGVVNGDHIRLDEHAVSFTRDFFEQHKPVAAICHGGWILADADVLQGRKVTSYPSLRTDLRNAGATWVDEEVVVDQGLVTSRTPDDLPAFNAKLVEEIAEGKHRGQTA, from the coding sequence ATGGCGCACCTGACCGGTAAGCGCGTAGCGATCCTCGCCACCAACGGGTTCGAGGATTCTGAGCTGACGGAACCCCTCGCCGCGGTGCGGGAGCACGGAACCGAGGTCGACGTCGTCTCGACGAACACGGGGACGATCCGCGGCAAGAACGGGCACGAGGCGATCGTGAGCCGATCGACCTCCGACGCGAGCGCCGGCGATTACGACGCCCTGGTGCTGCCCGGCGGCGTCGTCAACGGCGACCACATCCGGCTCGACGAGCACGCCGTGTCGTTCACCCGCGACTTCTTCGAGCAGCACAAGCCGGTGGCGGCGATCTGCCACGGCGGCTGGATCCTCGCCGACGCCGACGTGTTGCAGGGCCGCAAGGTCACCTCGTACCCGAGCCTGCGCACGGACCTGCGCAACGCGGGAGCGACGTGGGTCGACGAGGAGGTCGTGGTGGATCAGGGGCTCGTGACGAGCCGCACCCCCGACGACCTGCCCGCCTTCAACGCGAAGCTCGTCGAGGAGATCGCCGAGGGCAAGCACCGCGGCCAGACCGCCTAG
- a CDS encoding DUF1345 domain-containing protein has translation MRRGSTRRRAQREFPIRYDDGFRGGIAMLVSAPVLAVPLIAFGRQGLREEAGLVLAALCATFSVFFLLYLLWTHRLFSRTAPADALRIAATQHRRGASRLSRVIGLKTAEDWSMTAALVALLVSLVAAAVGVRQGGMWLPLLVLLTVGTAWATVVYAFALRYFRLHAAGETIHFDIVESPGFGDFVSMAVMVSSVGAMSAGTPRTRAGLGTVRTHTFISFAFNALVVAMAVSLISSLIISG, from the coding sequence ATGAGACGCGGCAGCACCCGGCGCAGAGCGCAGCGAGAGTTCCCGATCCGCTACGACGACGGCTTCCGGGGCGGCATCGCCATGCTCGTGTCGGCCCCGGTGCTCGCGGTGCCGCTGATCGCCTTCGGCCGTCAGGGGCTGCGCGAGGAAGCGGGCCTCGTGCTCGCCGCCCTGTGCGCGACGTTCTCGGTCTTCTTCCTGCTCTATCTGCTCTGGACTCATCGCCTGTTCTCGCGAACGGCGCCGGCGGATGCGCTGCGGATCGCCGCGACGCAGCACCGCCGCGGTGCGAGTCGTCTCTCGCGGGTGATCGGCCTCAAGACGGCGGAGGACTGGAGCATGACGGCGGCGCTCGTCGCTCTGCTGGTCTCGCTGGTGGCTGCGGCGGTGGGGGTGCGGCAGGGCGGGATGTGGTTGCCGCTGCTGGTGCTGCTCACTGTCGGCACCGCCTGGGCCACCGTGGTGTACGCGTTCGCGCTGCGCTACTTCCGGCTGCACGCGGCCGGCGAGACGATCCATTTCGACATCGTCGAATCGCCGGGCTTCGGCGATTTCGTGTCGATGGCGGTGATGGTCTCGTCGGTGGGTGCGATGTCGGCGGGAACTCCGCGCACGCGCGCCGGCCTCGGTACGGTGCGCACGCACACCTTCATCTCGTTCGCCTTCAACGCGCTCGTCGTCGCGATGGCGGTCTCGCTCATCTCGAGCCTCATCATCTCGGGGTGA
- a CDS encoding SDR family oxidoreductase has product MHTPRRSAIVTGAARGLGRAIALELARRGERLALFDLDLDGAAETARLIREAAQEAGSGTAGLSAETAAEAFAVDVSDETSVREGVARAAERLGPPLILVNNAGVLRDDLLFKMPVESWDTIMNVHLRGAFLMSREAQQYMVRHGWGRIVNLSSTSALGNAGQANYSAAKAGIQGFTKTLALELGRFGVTANAVAPGFTVTDMTRSVAERLGVGFDELVEREAAAVPVRRVGAPEDIANAVAFFTDEASGFVSGQVLYVAGGPRS; this is encoded by the coding sequence ATGCACACACCACGGCGTTCGGCGATCGTGACGGGCGCCGCCCGCGGGCTGGGGCGGGCGATCGCCCTCGAGCTCGCCCGGCGCGGTGAGCGCCTCGCCCTGTTCGACCTCGACCTCGACGGGGCGGCCGAGACCGCGCGGCTCATCCGCGAGGCCGCGCAGGAAGCCGGGTCAGGCACCGCCGGGCTCTCGGCCGAGACCGCAGCCGAGGCCTTCGCCGTCGACGTGAGCGACGAGACGAGTGTGCGCGAGGGTGTAGCCCGGGCCGCCGAGCGCCTCGGGCCGCCGCTGATCCTCGTCAACAACGCGGGCGTGCTGCGCGACGACCTGCTGTTCAAGATGCCCGTCGAGAGCTGGGACACCATCATGAACGTGCACCTGCGCGGCGCCTTCCTCATGAGCCGCGAGGCGCAGCAGTACATGGTGCGGCACGGCTGGGGCAGGATCGTGAACCTCTCGAGCACGTCGGCGCTCGGCAACGCCGGGCAGGCGAACTACTCGGCGGCGAAGGCGGGGATCCAGGGGTTCACGAAGACCCTCGCGCTCGAACTCGGCCGCTTCGGCGTCACCGCCAACGCGGTCGCGCCCGGATTCACGGTCACCGACATGACCCGCTCCGTCGCCGAGCGGCTGGGCGTCGGCTTCGACGAGCTCGTCGAGCGCGAGGCGGCCGCGGTGCCGGTGCGGCGGGTGGGCGCCCCCGAGGACATCGCGAACGCGGTGGCGTTCTTCACCGACGAGGCCAGCGGCTTCGTCTCGGGGCAGGTGCTGTACGTGGCGGGCGGCCCCCGAAGCTGA
- a CDS encoding NAD(P)H-binding protein — translation MSRIILFGGHGKIALLAEPLLTARGDGVTAVIRNPDHADEVRATGAEPLVADIERLDVDALAELIAGHDAVVWSAGAGGGNPARTRAVDHEAAVRSMDAAERAGVRRYVMVSYFRASPQHGVDPDHPFFAYAEAKAAADEHLRASSLDWTVLGPSALTLDPGTGRIDVDAEDSESVPRADVAAVIAAVLADDGTIGRTIRFNSGGTPIAEAVAARA, via the coding sequence ATGTCACGGATCATTCTCTTCGGTGGACACGGCAAGATCGCGCTTCTCGCGGAGCCCCTGCTCACGGCTCGGGGCGACGGGGTGACGGCGGTGATCCGCAACCCCGACCACGCCGACGAGGTGCGGGCCACCGGCGCCGAGCCGCTCGTGGCCGACATCGAGCGGCTCGACGTCGACGCGCTCGCAGAGCTGATCGCGGGTCACGACGCGGTCGTCTGGTCGGCGGGCGCCGGGGGCGGCAACCCGGCGCGCACGCGCGCGGTGGACCACGAGGCCGCGGTGCGCAGCATGGACGCGGCCGAGCGGGCCGGCGTGCGGCGCTACGTGATGGTCTCCTATTTCCGCGCATCGCCGCAGCACGGGGTCGACCCCGACCACCCCTTCTTCGCGTACGCCGAGGCGAAGGCCGCGGCCGACGAGCACCTGCGCGCCTCCTCTCTCGACTGGACGGTGCTCGGCCCGAGCGCCCTCACGCTCGATCCGGGCACGGGCCGGATCGACGTCGACGCCGAGGACTCGGAGAGCGTGCCGCGCGCGGACGTCGCAGCGGTCATCGCGGCGGTGCTCGCGGACGACGGTACGATCGGCCGCACGATCCGCTTCAACTCCGGCGGCACGCCCATCGCCGAGGCGGTGGCGGCCCGAGCCTGA
- a CDS encoding SDR family NAD(P)-dependent oxidoreductase, protein MAYLALVTGASVGLGTELARQLAERRVNLVLVARDEARLERLARRLRHDHGVAVEVLAADLTAHDGLERAARRVADPDSPVDILISNAGFGVYDGFESSRLSDERRLHELLSWAPLRLAHAAIPGMLARRRGWIMNVASVAAFTPSGTYGAAKAATVSLSRSLNARYRGTGVRVTALCPGLLDTEFHVRMGEDHLPRLPRIAWADTRRVAREGLRGLHRGRAVIVSDWRYRLIRRLIPMLPDRLLERATTTGD, encoded by the coding sequence ATGGCATATCTCGCTCTCGTCACCGGCGCATCCGTCGGGCTCGGCACCGAGCTCGCCCGCCAGCTCGCCGAGCGCCGCGTGAACCTCGTGCTCGTCGCCCGCGACGAAGCCCGGCTCGAGCGGCTGGCCCGGCGTCTGCGGCACGACCACGGCGTCGCCGTCGAGGTGCTGGCGGCCGACCTCACCGCGCACGACGGCCTCGAGCGCGCAGCGCGGCGCGTCGCCGATCCCGACTCCCCCGTCGACATCCTCATCAGCAACGCGGGCTTCGGCGTCTACGACGGCTTCGAGTCGAGCCGCCTCTCCGACGAGCGGCGCCTGCACGAACTGCTGTCGTGGGCGCCGCTGCGGCTCGCCCACGCCGCGATCCCAGGCATGCTCGCCCGCCGTCGCGGCTGGATCATGAACGTCGCGAGCGTCGCCGCATTCACGCCGAGCGGCACCTACGGCGCGGCCAAGGCCGCGACGGTATCGCTCTCGCGTTCGCTGAACGCGCGCTATCGCGGAACGGGCGTGCGGGTCACGGCGCTCTGCCCGGGCCTGCTCGACACGGAGTTCCATGTGCGCATGGGCGAGGATCATCTGCCCAGGCTGCCCCGAATCGCGTGGGCCGACACCCGTCGAGTCGCCCGCGAGGGTCTGCGCGGCCTGCACCGCGGGCGGGCCGTGATCGTCTCGGACTGGCGCTACCGCCTGATCCGGCGTCTGATCCCGATGCTCCCCGACCGCCTGCTCGAACGGGCCACCACCACGGGCGACTGA